The Streptomyces sp. NBC_01142 genomic interval GCGGGCACTCTTCGGTGCCTCGCCCGGATTGGTGCGGCGGGCGGCGAGGTCGACCAGGGCCTCGACGCCGTGCGCCTGTACGAGCCGGTAGACGTCGCGCTGCTCGCCGAGACCGAGCGACCACCGGACGGTGATCGAGGCGGAGACGAGAGCGGCGTCGAGCGGACGCAGTTCGGGAATCAGCGCTGCCGCGGTGTTCGTCGCGCGCGGCTGCTGCTGTTCTTTGTCTTGTAGAGAGCTTCTTTTGTTCTGGGGGCCGGTGAGCGGCCCCCCGGGGGCCGGTAGTCGGCCCTCCCCCGGGCCGGTAGCCGGTCCCCCCGGGGCGGATGTCCGGCCCTCCCCGGGGCCGCTCACCGGCCCCCCGGGGGCCGATCTCCGGTCCGGGCCGGTAGTCGGCCCGGACCGCTCACCGGCCCTCCTCGCGTCGAGCAGCGGGAAGCGGTAAACCGTTTCGCCGCCGGGCCCGAGCCTGCCCTCGACGACGGCGAGCTCACCCGAGACAAGCAGGGTGTCGACGGCGTCGCGGACGGTGGACCGGGCGGCGCGGGTGCGCCGGATGAGCAAGGCGGTACCGGCGTAGGCGACGCCGTCGGCGTCGGCCCGGTCAGCAATCGCGAGCAGCACCAGACGAGCGGCGCCTCGGCTGTCGGACTGGGACCAAACCCAATCCGTCGCGGCGAGGCTCAACGGAACGTCTCCTTACGGGGATCGGCGAGCCCGGAGGTTCGGGCAGGCCGGCGAGTGCTGCGGGTGTGTGAGCAGGGCACCGGTTGCCGACGATGTAGCGGCGGGCGCCGACCGCTCGGCAGTGGGCGCGGGCGGCGCCGCTCCAGTGCTCGCAGATCACGCGGCAGATTCAGCGGCGCCGACGTACCGGGCATAGACGCGGTACTCGGTGCGGTCTCCCTCGGTGACGGTCCGGGCGACCGCCTCGAACGTGCCGGCCGGGGAGTACGCGGGCAGTCGCGCCTCGCGGATCGCCCGCGCGGCCGACGCCGCACTGTCGAGGGAAGCGGGGCGCCGGATGACCCCCCACACCTCCGGGTGCGTTCGCAGGTCCGCAGCGATCCGCGCGTGCTTCGTGTTGCGCTGCGCGGGCGGCGGCCCCAGGTACTCAACTGCACTTGCACTCATGTTCAACCCCTGTCAGCAGACGTGAACAACCCTGATCACAGCACGGTAAAACCGGCAGGTGGACTGTTCACGTTCATGAACAATCACGACCCTAGGAGGAGAGAAACGGCACGTCAACGGGATTGGGGGTTGTGCTCTGGGGCATGCTGGCTGATTAGATGGCCCTAAGCTGTTCTTGTTACGAAACATGAGTGGGGGTGGGGAACGTGAGTAACCCGACCGAGCCCGAGCTCGGCACACCGTTCGCGGATCTAGTGCGCAGGGGGCGCCGCGGGCGCCCGTACCGGGCCTATGCCGCCCTCGCCGTCGACCCCGTAACCGGGTACACGCCGTCGTACACGCTCGTGCACAAGATCGAGGACGGCGACCCCGTGAAGATTTCGCCCGCGCTGGTTCGTGGCCTCGCGGTCGCGGCCGAGGTGCCCGTGCGCGACTTGCAGATCGCTGCCGCCGCTGAGTACATCGGGCTCGTCACGACGCGCATACCGGCCGAGGGCGACCCCTCCGGGGGCGCTGCCACCGTCGCGCACGCCCCTGGCTTGTCGCCGGACGACATGCCGCTCGTGCATGAACTGCTGAACAGGCTTCGCGGTACGTCCGGGACGAACTAGCCCTGATCGACTGACTGCTCGGCCACACCCTCGGGGCCCGCCCACCATGCGACGAGCTGATAGACGGTGGCCACTCCGAGCCGCGTCCGAAGATCGCTCAATGCAGAATTGACCGTCTTCGCGCTGTAGCCGAGGATCTTCGCAATCTGCTGCTGATCCTTCCCCGCGCAAAGCTCACGCAGGATTGTGCGCTGTAGGGGAGTCGTCACGGCGGGGCGTGGCTGCGCAGCGGGTTCCTCGCTGTGCCAGTCGAGCCCGAGCTGCCACTCGACTTCGAACGCCGCGGCCAAGAACCCACACACCGCCCGGTCCCTCACGAGGTAGGCGCCTTCGAAGCTCGGGCGCCCGTCGGCGTGGTCCTCGATGATCGCAAATTCTCGGTCGATCAGGATCAGCCGCATGAAGGCGCGGGGAAGCGTACGGAACGCCGCGCCGAGCGGCGTCAGCTCGTTGACGCGATCGACCGCCGCGGGGTTCGAGCGGCTGCTCGCGTTGTAGATGGTGCGAACCGCGACGCCTCGCTCGACTGCGGCTCGATCCCTGTCTGTCGACAGCTTGATCACTCGCTTGGGCCGGGGTCCGGGCTGAGCGGACAGCAGCTCATGCCGGGAGGACTGAACGGCGAGGGAGATCGCGGCGTTCACGGCGTCCTTGCCCTCAATCCACTGGGCGATACCGTCACCGCCCCGGGCGTGCCGGCATGTTCGCAACTGCTCGACCAGCACGGGGATTTCTGCAAGCTGCCGTGCGGTCTCTTCGAGCTGATGCTGCACGGTCTCGCGCAGGCGCGTCTCGATCTCGCTGAATGGGACCGCGACAAACCCGCTTGGCTGGAAAGGATCTTGCAGGATGAGGCCGGAGGTGAGGAGCCGTTCGGCGGTCGGCCCAGCGTCATCGTCGATCTGACCCCCTTCGGCGATCTGCCCATACACGCGCATTTCGGCGTCGGTCAGCCTTGACGTCCCCACACTGTCCCCCGGTTCGGATCTTGGAAGTTCCTACCTTTGACCTGGTAAAAGCTTGTTCGATCCTCGTTCGAACAGGCAGCGTATCCCTTAGGGGAACCATGCCGCCGGTGTATCTAAGTGGCATACCCAACACCTGGGGAGGGAACTCGCAAATGATCATGAAGTGGATTGGGTGCGGCGCTGCTGTCGCCCTGCTCGCCGCCGCGGCCGTTGTGGGCGCGGGCGCAGTTTCGGGACAGGGCGACGCAGTTCGAGCCGATAGTTCTTGGAACGTCGCCCCCGTGCCGGTGGAGCCGACGCCGGCCGAGGCCGCACCGCTCGACAGCTCTTGGGACTAGGTAGCGCTCGGTACGACGGGCTCGACGAAGGACGAACAGCGCACGCAGATAAGCATGGGGAGCGCTCGCACGAGGGCGCGACCGCGGGGGGCGGTAATGATCTCGGTAATTCGGACTCGGCTCGACGATGGTGTGTGGGCCGTCGGCACCTCGCACGACGGGACTACGTACGTCGCGCTGGATGAACGGCACGTCACACCGGCCGGCGCGAACGCGCTCGAACGGGTGCTTAACGATCTTCGCGAGAGCGGGATCGGAGCGCCCGGGGTTGCGGGCGACGCCCCCCGGGCTGCATGACTGAGGGGCCGCGCGGCGCGAGCTGCGCGGCCCCCTTCTGCATGTCAGGGTCCCGGTGTAGCGTAGGGCTTCACGGAGCACCGTTTATGCAGGTCAGGGCCCCATTTTTGAGTGCCCACCGCGTGCCCAATGCGTGCCCATCGCGTGCCCGAACTGCTCTGAACCGGTTGTCACGGGTTGGCACGGGGAAGCGCCGTAACATGGCGCTGACCTGCGGAAACCGCCCCACGATGGCACCCCGTGAACGTATCCGACAGGAAGCGTCTGGGGCTCGTAATGCGTAGGTCTCGGGTTCGAATCCCGAAGGCGGCTCATAAAAGCCCAGGTCAGCGATCCAGCGCACCTTCGGTGCGCGCCGGGGGCGTGGTAAATGCCGTGGCGTGCGCCGGAGGTGCTTCTGTCTGCCCTGACGTGGGCTGATGCCGGTCCGGGATGCTGGAGCGGTTCGTTCCGGCCGAAACCGATGCCTCTGTGATGCCGGTGAGCTCGCAGGTCAGCGTGGTGCTGGGGACCGTCCACGGGAACCGTGGAGTGTTGCTGCGAAGCACGTGCGTCAGAATTCCTGATCCACCCTGGTCCTCCCGGAACGGCGTACGACGGGTCCGTCCGCCAGGGAGGGAGCAAGGCCGTGGACGTACTGCACGAACGCTGCGCCGGCCTCGACATCAGCAAGAAGGACGCCAAGGTCTGCGTCCGCACCCCGAGTACGAAGCGGCGGGGGTCCTTCACGACCGAGACCACGACGTGGGGATCAACGACGAACGCGGTCCTGGATCTGCGGGACCATCTGCTCGCCGCACAGGTGACGCTGGTAGTGATCGAGGCGACCAGTGACTACTGGAAGCCCTTCTACTACGTGCTGACCGAGGGCCTGGACGTGGTCCTGGTCAACGCGCGGCAGGTCAAGAACCTACCCGGCCGCAAGACGGACGTCTCGGACGCGGCCTGGCTGGCCCAGCTCGGCGCCCACGGCCTGGTCAGGCCCTCCTTCGTGCCGCCCGAGCCGGTCCGCGAACTGCGCGACCTGACCCGGGCCCGGACCACCGCCACCCGTGAACGCGGCCGTGTGGTCCAGCGGCTGGAGAAACTCCTGGAGGACACCGGCATCAAACTCTCCGCGGTCGCCTCCGACATCATGGGCGTCTCCGGCCGGGCCATGCTCGAAGCCCTCATCCGCGGCGAAGCCGA includes:
- a CDS encoding LuxR family transcriptional regulator; this translates as MRVYGQIAEGGQIDDDAGPTAERLLTSGLILQDPFQPSGFVAVPFSEIETRLRETVQHQLEETARQLAEIPVLVEQLRTCRHARGGDGIAQWIEGKDAVNAAISLAVQSSRHELLSAQPGPRPKRVIKLSTDRDRAAVERGVAVRTIYNASSRSNPAAVDRVNELTPLGAAFRTLPRAFMRLILIDREFAIIEDHADGRPSFEGAYLVRDRAVCGFLAAAFEVEWQLGLDWHSEEPAAQPRPAVTTPLQRTILRELCAGKDQQQIAKILGYSAKTVNSALSDLRTRLGVATVYQLVAWWAGPEGVAEQSVDQG